From Virgibacillus ihumii, the proteins below share one genomic window:
- a CDS encoding TIGR00282 family metallophosphoesterase — protein MRILFIGDVAGSPGRDMVQHYLPKLKEKYRPNMTILNGENAAAGKGINEKIYKQFLEWGAQVVTMGNHTWDKREIFEFIDDAKKMIRPANYPEGTPGKGMTFVNINGVEIAVINMQGRTFLPAIDDPFRKMDELIEIAKERTDIIFVDFHGEATSEKQAMGWYLDGRVSAVVGTHTHTQTADERILPQGTAYITDVGMTGPYDAILGVNREAVLKKFLTGLPVRFEIDKTGRTQLNGFLVDVDQKTGSAVNVERILINDDHPFFA, from the coding sequence ATGCGGATACTATTTATCGGAGATGTCGCAGGATCGCCCGGACGGGACATGGTCCAGCATTATTTACCGAAACTGAAGGAGAAATATCGTCCCAATATGACGATTCTGAACGGTGAGAATGCGGCAGCCGGAAAAGGAATCAATGAAAAAATTTATAAGCAATTCCTGGAATGGGGCGCCCAGGTTGTCACCATGGGGAATCACACTTGGGATAAACGGGAAATTTTTGAGTTTATTGATGATGCCAAGAAAATGATTCGTCCGGCAAATTATCCGGAAGGCACTCCCGGAAAAGGAATGACATTCGTTAATATTAATGGCGTGGAAATTGCTGTAATCAATATGCAGGGCCGCACCTTTTTACCTGCAATTGATGATCCGTTCCGAAAAATGGATGAATTAATTGAAATTGCCAAGGAACGTACAGATATTATTTTTGTTGATTTTCATGGTGAGGCTACCAGTGAGAAGCAGGCAATGGGATGGTATCTTGATGGACGGGTCAGTGCAGTTGTCGGAACGCATACACATACACAAACGGCAGACGAGCGCATCCTCCCTCAAGGAACAGCGTACATTACGGATGTCGGCATGACGGGTCCATATGATGCTATATTAGGTGTGAACAGAGAAGCTGTTTTAAAAAAATTTCTTACTGGTTTACCGGTACGTTTTGAAATAGATAAAACGGGAAGAACACAACTGAATGGTTTTCTGGTTGATGTTGATCAGAAGACTGGAAGCGCTGTCAATGTTGAGCGGATTTTGATTAATGATGATCACCCATTTTTTGCCTGA